The proteins below are encoded in one region of Candidatus Binatia bacterium:
- a CDS encoding SDR family oxidoreductase: AKGIGRYIAHNFAREGAKVAIADIDVERMKQTENELREIGADVFTRRCDVRVEDEVRSVMKDVAARYGRIDVLVNNAGIVTHFGWGVPRWPVIRDMDKSFWDKVIETNLAGTFLCTKHALPFMQEQRAGHIINLYGGSPPNTIGSCVYSVSKDAIRTFTRFVAEEVREWNICVVAVSPGGAIATEDAPEEVRKKMPGPETAGNRFALAAEASMELSGQRLTLKNGRLEVDPR, translated from the coding sequence GCCAAGGGAATCGGGCGCTACATCGCGCACAACTTTGCCCGCGAGGGGGCCAAGGTCGCTATCGCCGACATCGACGTGGAACGGATGAAACAAACCGAGAACGAGCTGCGCGAGATCGGCGCGGACGTCTTCACGCGGAGATGCGACGTGCGCGTGGAAGATGAAGTACGTTCGGTGATGAAGGATGTCGCGGCGCGCTACGGACGGATCGATGTTCTCGTCAACAACGCGGGCATCGTGACCCACTTCGGCTGGGGCGTGCCGCGCTGGCCGGTGATTCGCGACATGGACAAGAGCTTTTGGGATAAGGTCATCGAGACCAACCTCGCCGGGACCTTTCTCTGCACCAAGCACGCGCTGCCGTTCATGCAAGAGCAACGCGCGGGCCATATCATCAATCTTTACGGCGGCAGCCCGCCCAACACGATCGGTTCTTGCGTCTACTCGGTTTCCAAAGACGCGATCCGAACCTTCACCCGTTTCGTCGCCGAGGAAGTGAGAGAATGGAATATCTGCGTCGTCGCGGTCTCGCCGGGAGGCGCGATCGCGACGGAAGACGCTCCCGAAGAGGTGCGAAAAAAAATGCCCGGCCCGGAGACGGCGGGAAATCGCTTCGCCCTCGCGGCGGAAGCAAGTATGGAATTGAGCGGCCAGCGCCTTACGCTCAAAAACGGGCGGTTGGAGGTAGATCCGCGGTAG